The proteins below come from a single Streptococcus hyointestinalis genomic window:
- a CDS encoding L-lactate dehydrogenase produces MTATKQHKKVILVGDGAVGSSYAFALVNQGIAQELGIVEIPALFDKAVGDAEDLSHALAFTSPKKIYAATYADCADADLVVITAGAPQKPGETRLDLVGKNLAINKSIVTEIVKSGFNGIFLVAANPVDILTYSTWKFSGFPKERVIGSGTSLDSARFRQALAEKLGVDARSVHAYIMGEHGDSEFAVWSHANVAGVNLESYLQDVQNFNAEELVELFVGVRDAAYSIINKKGATFYGIAVALARITKAILDDEKAVLPVSVFQDGQYEGVTDCYIGQPAIVGAHGIVRPVNIPLNDKELQQMQSSAKELKAIIDEAWENPEFQAASKN; encoded by the coding sequence ATGACTGCAACTAAACAACACAAAAAAGTCATCCTTGTTGGTGACGGTGCCGTAGGTTCATCTTACGCATTTGCACTTGTTAACCAAGGAATCGCACAAGAATTGGGTATCGTTGAAATCCCAGCATTGTTTGATAAAGCTGTTGGTGATGCTGAAGACCTTTCACACGCCCTTGCTTTCACTTCACCTAAAAAAATCTACGCTGCAACTTACGCTGACTGTGCAGACGCAGACCTTGTAGTTATCACTGCTGGTGCTCCTCAAAAACCAGGTGAAACTCGTCTTGACCTTGTTGGTAAAAACCTTGCTATCAACAAATCAATCGTTACTGAAATCGTTAAATCTGGTTTCAACGGTATCTTCCTTGTTGCTGCAAACCCAGTTGACATCTTGACTTACTCAACTTGGAAATTCTCAGGTTTCCCTAAAGAACGTGTTATCGGTTCAGGTACTTCACTTGACTCAGCTCGTTTCCGTCAAGCACTTGCTGAAAAACTTGGTGTAGACGCTCGTTCTGTCCACGCTTACATCATGGGTGAACACGGTGACTCTGAGTTCGCTGTTTGGTCACACGCTAACGTTGCGGGTGTTAACCTTGAAAGCTACCTTCAAGACGTTCAAAACTTCAACGCTGAAGAACTTGTTGAACTCTTTGTTGGTGTTCGTGACGCTGCTTACTCAATCATCAACAAAAAAGGTGCTACTTTCTACGGTATCGCTGTAGCCCTTGCTCGTATCACTAAAGCTATCCTTGATGATGAAAAAGCTGTTCTTCCAGTTTCTGTATTCCAAGATGGTCAATACGAAGGTGTAACTGACTGCTACATCGGTCAACCAGCTATCGTTGGCGCACACGGTATCGTACGTCCAGTTAACATCCCACTTAACGATAAAGAATTGCAACAAATGCAATCATCTGCTAAAGAATTGAAAGCTATCATTGACGAAGCATGGGAAAACCCAGAATTCCAAGCAGCTTCTAAAAACTAA
- a CDS encoding DNA topology modulation protein yields MKMVIIGYSGAGKSTLAKKLTDFYKLPLLHLDKLRFSNGWQARKKENISADIQAFLDTHDSWVIEGNLSSCLFEERLNAADKIIILQLPRLICLKRAYKRYRQHRGQTRDSMAEGCPERFDLDFIKWILIDGRHPQIQERFQSVLENYSDKTLHLTSQKDIDTFLQDMKK; encoded by the coding sequence ATGAAAATGGTTATTATTGGCTATTCTGGCGCTGGAAAATCAACACTAGCAAAGAAGCTCACAGACTTCTACAAGTTACCACTCCTACACTTAGACAAGCTACGTTTTTCGAATGGCTGGCAAGCTCGTAAAAAAGAGAATATAAGCGCTGATATACAAGCTTTTTTAGACACGCATGACAGTTGGGTTATTGAAGGAAATCTATCCTCATGTCTCTTTGAAGAAAGACTAAATGCCGCCGATAAGATTATTATCTTACAACTACCACGTCTCATCTGCCTCAAGCGTGCTTACAAACGCTATAGACAGCACCGTGGGCAAACACGTGATAGCATGGCAGAGGGTTGTCCTGAGCGATTTGATCTTGACTTCATCAAATGGATTTTGATAGATGGCAGACACCCGCAAATACAAGAGCGATTTCAGTCTGTTTTGGAAAACTATTCTGATAAAACCCTTCATTTGACCAGTCAAAAAGATATTGATACTTTCTTACAAGACATGAAAAAATGA